A window of Cucurbita pepo subsp. pepo cultivar mu-cu-16 chromosome LG06, ASM280686v2, whole genome shotgun sequence contains these coding sequences:
- the LOC111796615 gene encoding organic cation/carnitine transporter 4-like translates to MGNGLEELELKPVVEPVPERLTVDAMLQKYCGEFGPWQLKNFFLSNLSCTLEAFHTMVMIFADRDVAWRCLDHSGCDAAEKDVCRLEPGSWEWVGGRGSSTVVEWGLVCGNKYKVGLAQAIFFVGCTLGAGIFGHLSDSSFGRKRSLILVCILNTIFGCLTALSPSYWIYVLLRLLTGVSTAGNALCAFVLSTEPIGPTRRCTAAMSTCYFFSGGIALLSGIAYIFQSWRKLYIISSIPSLFYLILVVPFLSESPRWFLVRGKFDKAMKALTIIANTNKKHIPEGVVLSLDTKNSRTDNNNSNKSIIDIMRSPTTRMRLIIGVGVNFMNAVVYYGLSLNVVNLKTNLYVNVLLNAVVEMPAFAVTAALLGKMGRRGVGIWTLWFSGVFCLMGSMIKSNSEGKWRVLKMVCGLLGLSGMAGNYNLLGLYVAELFPTVVRNVALGCASQATQMGAILAPFVVVMGGRWPFLVFGVCGIVGGMLVFFLPETLNRPFYDTLAGLEDGENTNIASPSSNNVVRVSSSNV, encoded by the exons ATGGGGAATGGCCTCGAGGAACTTGAGCTGAAACCCGTCGTTGAACCGGTGCCCGAGAGGCTTACTGTCGATGCCATGTTGCAGAAGTATTGTGGCGAGTTCGGCCCGTGGCAGTTGAAAAATTTCTTCTTGAGCAATTTGAGTTGTACCCTTGAGGCATTTCATACTATGGTTATGATCTTCGCCGACCGGGACGTGGCGTGGCGGTGTTTGGATCACTCCGGTTGCGACGCGGCGGAGAAAGATGTTTGTAGGCTTGAACCTGGTTCATGGGAGTGGGTTGGTGGCCGTGGAAGCTCAACGGTGGTGGAGTGGGGTTTGGTTTGTGGTAACAAGTATAAAGTTGGTTTGGCTCAAGCCATTTTCTTCGTTGGATGCACTTTAG GAGCAGGAATCTTTGGGCATCTCTCAGACTCGAGCTTTGGAAGAAAACGGTCACTGATTTTAGTATGCATCCTAAACACCATTTTTGGCTGCTTAACAGCTCTCTCTCCTTCTTACTGGATCTATGTCCTCCTCCGACTATTGACCGGAGTTAGCACGGCCGGCAATGCCCTTTGCGCTTTTGTTCTTTCGACAGAGCCTATTGGTCCGACGAGACGCTGCACGGCGGCAATGTCTACGTGCTACTTCTTCTCCGGTGGCATTGCATTACTCTCTGGCATTGCCTACATCTTCCAATCATGGCGTAAACTCTATATCATCTCTTCAATTCCTTCGCTCTTTTACCTTATCCTTGTCGTCCCGTTCCTCTCCGAGTCTCCGCGGTGGTTTCTAGTAAGAGGGAAGTTCGACAAGGCCATGAAAGCTCTAACCATCATAgcaaacacaaacaaaaagcACATCCCAGAAGGAGTCGTTCTCTCACTCGACACAAAAAACAGTCGAACagacaacaacaacagcaacaaGAGTATTATTGACATAATGCGTTCACCCACCACTCGAATGCGGCTTATCATTGGAGTGGGAGTGAATTTCATGAACGCAGTAGTATATTACGGGTTAAGCTTAAACGTCGTGAACTTGAAGACAAATCTCTACGTCAATGTTCTTCTGAACGCCGTCGTGGAGATGCCCGCGTTCGCGGTCACGGCGGCGTTGTTAGGGAAGATGGGGAGGAGAGGGGTGGGGATTTGGACGTTATGGTTTAGTGGGGTGTTTTGTTTGATGGGAAGTATGATAAAGAGTAATAGTGAAGGGAAATGGAGAGTGTTGAAGATGGTTTGTGGGCTATTAGGGCTATCAGGGATGGCTGGGAACTACAACCTGTTGGGACTGTATGTGGCGGAGCTTTTTCCGACGGTGGTGAGGAATGTGGCCTTGGGATGTGCTTCACAAGCCACACAAATGGGAGCCATTTTGGCACCTTTTGTGGTGGTTATGGGGGGAAGGTGGCCATTTCTTGTGTTTGGAGTGTGTGGAATTGTGGGTGGAATGCTTGTGTTTTTTCTGCCCGAGACTCTTAATAGACCTTTCTATGATACTTTGGCTGGTTTGGAGGATGGAGAGAATACTAATATTGCTTCACCTTCCTCCAACAATGTTGTGCGGGTGAGTTCAAGTAATGTTTGA